In the genome of Myroides phaeus, one region contains:
- a CDS encoding GNAT family N-acetyltransferase, protein MVVKHTAHGSKGVFTAMKDGKKAGEMTYSMAGTDKMIVDHTEVDEAFKGMGVGKQLLVEGVVAYARENKIKVLPLCPFASAAFKKMSAEIGDVLA, encoded by the coding sequence ATGGTGGTAAAACATACAGCACATGGCAGTAAAGGTGTATTTACGGCTATGAAAGACGGAAAGAAAGCAGGAGAAATGACGTATTCTATGGCAGGAACAGACAAGATGATTGTAGACCATACCGAAGTAGATGAAGCGTTTAAAGGAATGGGTGTAGGTAAGCAATTGTTAGTAGAAGGGGTGGTAGCTTATGCCCGTGAAAACAAGATTAAAGTATTGCCATTATGTCCGTTTGCCTCAGCTGCATTTAAAAAGATGAGTGCCGAAATAGGAGATGTGTTAGCTTAA
- a CDS encoding rhomboid family intramembrane serine protease translates to METKRHINKQAIVVPLVLVGVMWLVFILQQIGVFQQCYGVIPWKLQGLKGIVLSPLFHGSWDHLISNTVPFLFLSFLAIQFYNKIAYKVFIIGWLMAGLGVWLFPDIDSLSTGVRSCHIGASGVIYMLLCFLFISGILSKKFLLLLLSVGIGVLYWGLIYGVFPNEQLGSNVSWQGHLMGSLAGGYLAWQFNKHNFRQAR, encoded by the coding sequence ATGGAAACGAAAAGACATATAAATAAACAGGCTATTGTGGTTCCACTTGTGTTAGTTGGGGTGATGTGGCTTGTCTTTATATTACAACAAATAGGTGTGTTTCAACAATGTTATGGGGTAATTCCTTGGAAACTGCAAGGATTAAAGGGGATTGTCTTATCACCTTTATTTCACGGAAGCTGGGATCACTTGATTAGCAATACGGTTCCCTTTCTTTTTTTGAGTTTCTTAGCCATACAGTTTTACAATAAAATAGCCTATAAAGTGTTTATCATAGGTTGGCTAATGGCAGGCTTGGGTGTGTGGTTATTTCCAGACATCGACAGTTTAAGTACAGGAGTTCGCTCGTGTCATATAGGAGCCAGTGGTGTTATTTATATGTTGCTGTGTTTTCTATTTATAAGTGGCATATTAAGCAAGAAGTTTTTATTGTTATTGTTGTCTGTAGGGATAGGAGTGCTGTATTGGGGATTGATATACGGTGTTTTTCCAAACGAACAATTAGGCAGTAATGTTTCTTGGCAAGGGCACTTAATGGGGAGTTTAGCAGGAGGATACTTAGCTTGGCAATTTAACAAACACAATTTTAGACAAGCGAGATAA
- a CDS encoding erythromycin esterase family protein, giving the protein MKNMFTWFITVFLYCVIANAQALLTPELITNIGSRVPLETRVLALGDPTHQESTITKHRIALIKQLVLEEGYKIIALEGNLYELYSAYQAFLSTQDVSLYDRAMYSQLNATEMDELYYFVQQQNEQGNKVKLVGFDGALSGTTLSHCIERKLVEVNTLSAIEKESFVNAIEKASISNLSVLFRNNKKIKSTIVSYSEQVLEQFVVHTDDDAFFAQTLANFIAMYKEDSSDISNSRDVVMASNVKFLFDHYADEKIVLFGSSTHFIKSPKSIKTTFFQNNRITLGMLLAQSIGDKYAFIAYSALSGEKFSMFKKAVPLSDVAVNAIEEQYLAISDSAVFLSKNEQEAGGLMYCRMLGHSFVEMNLWEVVDGLVLIKDVKPFVIRKGKK; this is encoded by the coding sequence ATGAAAAATATGTTCACTTGGTTCATCACAGTATTTCTATATTGTGTGATAGCCAATGCACAAGCCTTACTCACACCAGAGTTGATAACAAACATTGGTAGTAGAGTTCCTTTAGAAACGAGGGTATTGGCATTAGGAGATCCCACACATCAAGAATCAACAATAACAAAACATCGCATCGCTTTAATCAAACAGTTAGTTTTAGAAGAAGGTTATAAGATTATTGCCCTTGAGGGAAATTTATATGAATTATATAGTGCCTATCAAGCATTTTTAAGTACACAAGATGTTTCCCTTTATGACAGGGCTATGTATTCACAACTTAATGCTACAGAGATGGATGAGTTGTATTATTTTGTACAACAACAAAATGAGCAAGGAAATAAAGTAAAGTTAGTAGGATTTGATGGCGCATTATCAGGAACAACACTATCACATTGCATAGAAAGGAAGCTTGTAGAAGTAAACACTTTGTCTGCGATTGAAAAAGAGAGCTTTGTAAATGCGATTGAAAAAGCGAGTATAAGTAATCTAAGCGTTTTATTTCGCAATAATAAAAAGATAAAATCAACTATTGTATCATACAGTGAGCAAGTGCTTGAACAGTTTGTTGTACATACAGATGACGATGCTTTTTTTGCTCAAACCCTGGCTAATTTTATAGCTATGTACAAAGAAGATAGTAGCGATATTTCGAATAGTAGAGATGTGGTGATGGCTTCAAATGTAAAGTTTTTATTTGACCATTATGCTGATGAAAAAATAGTGTTGTTTGGATCCTCTACCCATTTTATAAAATCACCTAAGAGCATTAAAACTACCTTTTTTCAAAATAATAGGATTACATTAGGGATGTTGTTAGCACAATCAATAGGTGATAAATATGCTTTTATAGCCTATAGTGCGTTGTCTGGAGAGAAGTTTTCAATGTTTAAAAAAGCAGTACCATTATCTGATGTTGCTGTTAATGCAATAGAAGAACAATATTTAGCCATCTCTGATTCGGCTGTTTTTTTATCTAAAAACGAACAAGAGGCAGGAGGATTAATGTATTGTAGAATGTTAGGACATTCTTTTGTAGAGATGAATTTATGGGAGGTGGTAGATGGACTTGTATTGATTAAAGACGTAAAACCATTTGTAATACGAAAAGGGAAAAAGTAA
- a CDS encoding DUF2314 domain-containing protein, producing the protein MGENKIYFAEGDHPKMVEAYKKAQETFKYFWRELSWEYRRVVPGLDMASVKVAFTQEVEGQDEPVVEHMWIGNLDFDGKVIYGELLNEPNEITELVEGDQVGVTLDQISDWMFISQGKSYGGFTVQALRSEMTDEERAEHDAAWGLDFGDFNEVTIVIDQQESPENLVEHPMSKNMKENLGDFLTKNPEEVSRLDEAGFTFLQKEVIAGNLTSVEVLLAHGADKNAVNNEGKTALDYAKEMNWEHIIPVLA; encoded by the coding sequence ATGGGAGAAAATAAAATTTATTTCGCAGAAGGAGATCATCCAAAAATGGTTGAAGCTTATAAAAAAGCACAAGAAACATTCAAATATTTTTGGAGAGAGTTGTCTTGGGAATATAGAAGAGTAGTTCCAGGTTTAGACATGGCAAGCGTTAAAGTAGCATTCACACAAGAAGTGGAAGGACAAGATGAGCCAGTTGTAGAACATATGTGGATAGGTAATCTTGACTTTGATGGAAAGGTTATTTACGGGGAATTATTAAACGAACCAAATGAGATTACTGAGTTAGTAGAAGGTGATCAAGTAGGGGTAACTTTAGATCAAATTAGCGATTGGATGTTTATTTCTCAAGGGAAATCTTATGGAGGTTTCACTGTTCAAGCGTTGCGTTCAGAAATGACTGACGAAGAGCGCGCTGAGCACGATGCTGCTTGGGGACTTGACTTTGGTGATTTTAATGAAGTTACAATTGTAATTGATCAACAAGAAAGTCCTGAGAACTTAGTAGAGCACCCAATGAGTAAGAATATGAAAGAAAACTTAGGAGACTTTTTAACTAAGAATCCTGAAGAAGTTAGTCGTCTTGACGAAGCTGGTTTTACTTTCTTACAAAAAGAGGTGATTGCTGGAAACTTGACAAGTGTTGAGGTTCTTTTAGCACACGGAGCTGATAAGAATGCAGTAAATAACGAAGGAAAAACAGCGTTAGATTATGCTAAAGAAATGAACTGGGAACACATTATTCCTGTTTTAGCTTAA
- a CDS encoding DUF6624 domain-containing protein, translating into MKRIFYTIIALVALHFTAQAQTANEKVLLERVVSLMADEKYEETLNIYKQLLVEAPHSIYYFQSAQLLAKLSRDEEALDYLEKYVTSDTVHPELAIVFNVLPEFENLRNTQKWHNIMLTFNNKVYTTPTEYNSVREHLEALYDADQGIRNEWTAIEKKYNPESTEYKEFLKKWVLTDKENLFQVQQILDEKGWLGKDDVGIKANAALFLVIQHAELDTQKKYLPMMTQAVKDKKANGQDLALLEDRIAMREKRKQVYGSQTLSIDGSEYVLWPVEDIDQVNERRKAVGLKQTLEEYMELVTGNKWSLQTYKEKLPALEKQLKLTDQQ; encoded by the coding sequence ATGAAAAGAATATTTTACACAATAATCGCGTTAGTAGCGCTTCATTTCACTGCTCAAGCGCAAACGGCTAATGAAAAAGTACTCTTAGAAAGAGTGGTATCACTAATGGCTGATGAGAAATACGAAGAAACGTTGAACATTTACAAGCAACTACTGGTTGAAGCACCACATTCTATTTACTATTTTCAAAGTGCACAGCTATTGGCAAAACTAAGTAGAGATGAAGAAGCATTGGACTATCTTGAAAAATACGTTACCTCAGATACAGTACACCCAGAATTAGCCATCGTTTTTAATGTTTTACCTGAATTTGAAAACTTGAGAAACACACAAAAATGGCATAATATTATGCTTACTTTCAACAATAAAGTATACACTACACCTACTGAATATAACTCTGTACGCGAACATTTAGAGGCGCTTTATGATGCTGACCAAGGCATTAGAAATGAATGGACTGCAATTGAAAAAAAATATAACCCAGAAAGTACGGAATACAAAGAGTTTCTCAAAAAATGGGTACTTACAGATAAAGAAAACTTGTTTCAGGTACAACAAATATTAGATGAAAAAGGATGGTTAGGTAAAGATGATGTAGGCATTAAAGCTAACGCTGCTTTGTTTTTAGTTATTCAACACGCTGAATTGGACACACAGAAAAAATACCTGCCTATGATGACACAGGCTGTAAAAGATAAAAAGGCTAACGGACAAGATTTAGCATTGTTAGAAGATCGCATTGCTATGCGTGAAAAACGCAAACAAGTCTATGGCTCACAAACGTTGTCTATTGACGGCTCTGAATATGTTTTATGGCCGGTTGAAGATATTGACCAAGTCAATGAACGCCGTAAAGCTGTGGGATTAAAGCAAACCTTAGAGGAGTATATGGAGTTAGTTACTGGCAACAAATGGTCGTTACAAACGTATAAGGAAAAGTTACCTGCTTTAGAAAAACAGCTCAAACTTACTGATCAACAATAA
- a CDS encoding OsmC family protein translates to MDVNVKARLGKELYYTEVTAGNNTLITDEPTSLGGGDKGFNPFEILATSLASCTAATLKMYMDRKQWVVDEIVVDVEVIRETERTVFNRKVSFVGGNLTEDENKRLKIIADKCPVHKALMGDVVVNTEF, encoded by the coding sequence ATGGACGTGAATGTTAAAGCAAGATTAGGTAAAGAATTGTACTACACAGAAGTTACCGCAGGAAATAATACATTAATTACAGATGAGCCAACAAGTTTAGGAGGAGGAGATAAAGGGTTTAATCCTTTTGAAATATTAGCTACCTCATTGGCGAGTTGTACTGCGGCTACTTTAAAAATGTATATGGACAGAAAGCAGTGGGTTGTAGATGAGATTGTAGTTGATGTAGAGGTAATTAGAGAAACAGAGCGCACTGTATTCAATAGAAAAGTATCGTTTGTAGGAGGAAATCTAACAGAAGACGAAAACAAACGCTTGAAAATTATAGCAGATAAATGTCCTGTTCACAAGGCATTAATGGGAGATGTAGTTGTTAATACAGAATTTTAA
- a CDS encoding HutD family protein yields MKIRVLKKDNITPSVWSGGKTYEYCIYPSEGSYSEKRFKLRISSATIEDVPSTFTKFDGFRRYLVMLDNTLQITQNMEDKEYKQNTVFSFDSADDIISFSKGVDFNLMLHKDVKDEVVELRAFPFITQCNFVFVFALKAMDIRVNKEVLKVEEGDCILVENPKKALLDIEMGSHSIIGYLNL; encoded by the coding sequence ATGAAAATAAGAGTTTTAAAAAAGGATAATATAACACCAAGTGTTTGGTCAGGGGGGAAAACGTATGAATATTGTATTTATCCTTCTGAGGGGAGTTATAGTGAAAAACGTTTTAAGCTTCGCATAAGTAGCGCAACAATAGAAGATGTACCTTCTACTTTTACAAAGTTTGACGGTTTTCGCCGTTATTTAGTAATGCTTGACAATACACTGCAGATAACTCAAAATATGGAGGATAAAGAATACAAGCAAAATACGGTGTTTTCTTTTGATTCAGCAGATGATATTATCTCTTTTTCAAAGGGAGTGGATTTCAACTTGATGTTGCATAAAGATGTCAAAGATGAGGTAGTAGAATTGAGAGCATTTCCTTTTATTACCCAATGTAATTTTGTGTTTGTTTTTGCCTTGAAAGCGATGGATATCCGTGTAAATAAAGAGGTTTTAAAGGTAGAGGAAGGAGATTGTATCTTAGTAGAGAACCCTAAAAAAGCATTGTTAGATATTGAAATGGGAAGCCACTCAATTATAGGGTATTTGAATTTATAA
- a CDS encoding DUF4303 domain-containing protein, with amino-acid sequence MTEREAFLKASYHKIKEAFQRVDSEERQDVYALSFWFYNEDDDARYPIINVSFNTTSHFKEQVDFASSEAEAKWNYAYWLQDELLEIGGCEDESLRRWLSSTPYYFSDEDDAAAADDDLLFDQLLVKGKHLETVFMEGIKELVLSLHNDGVIKTSFGRKIPVILHELEYYDKPISWTKEVNESYLIEEFITVYNNGEL; translated from the coding sequence ATGACAGAAAGAGAGGCTTTTTTAAAAGCGAGTTACCATAAAATAAAAGAGGCTTTTCAACGTGTTGATAGTGAGGAACGTCAAGATGTATATGCGTTGTCTTTTTGGTTTTACAACGAAGATGACGATGCCCGTTATCCAATAATAAATGTAAGTTTTAATACAACATCCCATTTCAAGGAACAAGTAGATTTTGCATCAAGTGAAGCCGAGGCAAAGTGGAATTACGCCTATTGGTTGCAAGATGAGTTGTTAGAAATAGGAGGATGTGAAGATGAGTCGTTGCGCAGGTGGTTAAGTTCAACTCCTTATTACTTTAGTGATGAAGACGATGCAGCAGCAGCAGATGACGATTTGTTATTTGACCAATTGTTAGTAAAAGGGAAACACTTAGAAACAGTGTTTATGGAAGGCATTAAAGAGTTGGTTCTTTCATTACACAATGATGGGGTGATAAAAACTTCTTTTGGTAGGAAAATACCCGTTATACTACACGAATTAGAGTATTATGACAAGCCAATAAGTTGGACAAAAGAAGTAAATGAATCATACTTGATAGAAGAATTTATCACTGTTTACAACAATGGAGAGCTTTAA
- a CDS encoding tetratricopeptide repeat protein yields MISTFLLGCKEKKVLKTVQENQEAIIQKHAVKCAHKINYYVRMKDYQACLDAGLQKDSTIAYLWQQKGMPYFKIKKYEVGMEYVDKAVLYDRKRYLPYRAFLKCIFSKTYKDAIADFESCINEFGDNYEMDHSYSFYIGLSYLQLEQFEKAQEYFVKAEQKALHDFGELHHTLWFYKGVVAMELQEYQKAIEAYSFAIAEYPQFSDAYYHKVFCMFKLENEYTEEMKELLEKAAIYKSQGYSINEANALYEEYPYQVKEFRYQ; encoded by the coding sequence ATGATAAGCACTTTTTTATTAGGGTGTAAAGAAAAGAAAGTACTAAAAACAGTACAAGAAAATCAAGAAGCTATTATTCAAAAGCACGCAGTAAAGTGTGCGCATAAAATAAATTATTATGTGCGTATGAAAGACTACCAAGCTTGTTTGGATGCTGGTTTACAAAAAGACAGTACAATAGCATATTTATGGCAACAAAAAGGAATGCCTTATTTTAAAATAAAGAAATATGAGGTGGGAATGGAATATGTGGATAAAGCAGTATTGTATGATAGAAAGCGATATTTGCCTTATAGAGCATTTCTTAAATGTATATTTTCCAAGACATACAAGGATGCAATTGCCGATTTTGAATCTTGTATAAATGAGTTTGGAGATAATTATGAGATGGATCACTCGTATTCTTTTTATATTGGGTTGTCTTATTTACAATTAGAACAATTTGAAAAAGCACAAGAATACTTTGTTAAAGCAGAACAAAAGGCATTACATGATTTTGGTGAACTACACCATACTTTGTGGTTTTATAAAGGAGTTGTCGCTATGGAACTACAGGAATATCAAAAGGCAATTGAAGCTTATTCTTTTGCTATTGCAGAGTATCCTCAGTTTTCAGATGCTTATTATCATAAAGTATTTTGTATGTTTAAATTAGAAAATGAGTATACAGAGGAAATGAAAGAACTACTTGAAAAAGCAGCTATCTATAAGAGTCAAGGGTATTCTATTAATGAGGCAAATGCTTTATATGAAGAATATCCCTATCAAGTAAAAGAGTTTAGGTATCAGTAA